A genomic segment from Tachypleus tridentatus isolate NWPU-2018 unplaced genomic scaffold, ASM421037v1 Hic_cluster_2, whole genome shotgun sequence encodes:
- the LOC143243058 gene encoding prolyl 4-hydroxylase subunit alpha-1-like isoform X9 has protein sequence MSYERNFKPVFFVDNLDLVIEKKQFNRLYCGEQLRPLKWDKDLKCRYFSGHHPYLLIQPIKLEEKSHKPYIVQLHDAISDQEIQRRKNISQLTVRILHRPSHYGISGEFEASLMRTSASSWLTKENDPVIVKLDHRVAMITGLATKYSNEEAEAYQFQGFEYRAGDRIATWMFYLSDVGAGGATAFTYTETVVWPKKGSAAFWWNLKRNGEGDEMTRHRACPVLHRSKWAH, from the exons ATGTCTTATGAAAGGAATTTCAAGCCAGTGTTTTTTGTTGACAATCTTGATCTTGtaatagaaaagaaacaattcaacagactgTATTGTGGAGAACAACTCAGG CCTTTAAAATGGGATAAGGATCTCAAGTGTCGATATTTCAGTGGTCATCATCCGTATCTGCTAATACAACCAATTAAGTTAGAGGAAAAGAGCCACAAACCTTATATTGTTCAACTCCACGATGCCATAAGTGACCAAGAAATCCAAAGACGAAAGAACATTAGTCAACTTACAGTAAGAATT CTTCATAGGCCTTCTCACTATGGTATCAGTGGTGAATTTGAAGCTTCTCTTATGCGAACAAGTGCAAG CTCTTGGTTGACGAAAGAAAATGATCCAGTTATTGTGAAATTGGACCATCGAGTTGCAATGATTACAGGGTTGGCTACAAAGTACAGTAACGAAGAAGCTGAAGCTTACCAG TTTCAAGGATTTGAATACCGGGCTGGAGACCGGATAGCAACGTGGATGTTCTAT CTATCTGATGTCGGGGCTGGTGGAGCCACTGCTTTTACTTACACCGAAACTGTGGTTTGGCCAAAGAAG GGATCTGCTGCATTCTGGtggaatttaaaaagaaatggggAAGGAGACGAGATGACCCGTCACAGGGCGTGTCCAGTGCTGCACAGATCTAAGTGGG ctcattaa
- the LOC143243058 gene encoding prolyl 4-hydroxylase subunit alpha-1-like isoform X8 gives MSYERNFKPVFFVDNLDLVIEKKQFNRLYCGEQLRPLKWDKDLKCRYFSGHHPYLLIQPIKLEEKSHKPYIVQLHDAISDQEIQRRKNISQLTVRILHRPSHYGISGEFEASLMRTSASSWLTKENDPVIVKLDHRVAMITGLATKYSNEEAEAYQFQGFEYRAGDRIATWMFYLSDVGAGGATAFTYTETVVWPKKGSAAFWWNLKRNGEGDEMTRHRACPVLHRSKWAQTHMLCLWK, from the exons ATGTCTTATGAAAGGAATTTCAAGCCAGTGTTTTTTGTTGACAATCTTGATCTTGtaatagaaaagaaacaattcaacagactgTATTGTGGAGAACAACTCAGG CCTTTAAAATGGGATAAGGATCTCAAGTGTCGATATTTCAGTGGTCATCATCCGTATCTGCTAATACAACCAATTAAGTTAGAGGAAAAGAGCCACAAACCTTATATTGTTCAACTCCACGATGCCATAAGTGACCAAGAAATCCAAAGACGAAAGAACATTAGTCAACTTACAGTAAGAATT CTTCATAGGCCTTCTCACTATGGTATCAGTGGTGAATTTGAAGCTTCTCTTATGCGAACAAGTGCAAG CTCTTGGTTGACGAAAGAAAATGATCCAGTTATTGTGAAATTGGACCATCGAGTTGCAATGATTACAGGGTTGGCTACAAAGTACAGTAACGAAGAAGCTGAAGCTTACCAG TTTCAAGGATTTGAATACCGGGCTGGAGACCGGATAGCAACGTGGATGTTCTAT CTATCTGATGTCGGGGCTGGTGGAGCCACTGCTTTTACTTACACCGAAACTGTGGTTTGGCCAAAGAAG GGATCTGCTGCATTCTGGtggaatttaaaaagaaatggggAAGGAGACGAGATGACCCGTCACAGGGCGTGTCCAGTGCTGCACAGATCTAAGTGGG caCAAACCCACATGCTGTGTCTATGGAAATAA
- the LOC143243058 gene encoding prolyl 4-hydroxylase subunit alpha-1-like isoform X10, protein MSYERNFKPVFFVDNLDLVIEKKQFNRLYCGEQLRPLKWDKDLKCRYFSGHHPYLLIQPIKLEEKSHKPYIVQLHDAISDQEIQRRKNISQLTVRILHRPSHYGISGEFEASLMRTSASSWLTKENDPVIVKLDHRVAMITGLATKYSNEEAEAYQFQGFEYRAGDRIATWMFYLSDVGAGGATAFTYTETVVWPKKGSAAFWWNLKRNGEGDEMTRHRACPVLHRSKWV, encoded by the exons ATGTCTTATGAAAGGAATTTCAAGCCAGTGTTTTTTGTTGACAATCTTGATCTTGtaatagaaaagaaacaattcaacagactgTATTGTGGAGAACAACTCAGG CCTTTAAAATGGGATAAGGATCTCAAGTGTCGATATTTCAGTGGTCATCATCCGTATCTGCTAATACAACCAATTAAGTTAGAGGAAAAGAGCCACAAACCTTATATTGTTCAACTCCACGATGCCATAAGTGACCAAGAAATCCAAAGACGAAAGAACATTAGTCAACTTACAGTAAGAATT CTTCATAGGCCTTCTCACTATGGTATCAGTGGTGAATTTGAAGCTTCTCTTATGCGAACAAGTGCAAG CTCTTGGTTGACGAAAGAAAATGATCCAGTTATTGTGAAATTGGACCATCGAGTTGCAATGATTACAGGGTTGGCTACAAAGTACAGTAACGAAGAAGCTGAAGCTTACCAG TTTCAAGGATTTGAATACCGGGCTGGAGACCGGATAGCAACGTGGATGTTCTAT CTATCTGATGTCGGGGCTGGTGGAGCCACTGCTTTTACTTACACCGAAACTGTGGTTTGGCCAAAGAAG GGATCTGCTGCATTCTGGtggaatttaaaaagaaatggggAAGGAGACGAGATGACCCGTCACAGGGCGTGTCCAGTGCTGCACAGATCTAAGTGGG
- the LOC143243058 gene encoding prolyl 4-hydroxylase subunit alpha-1-like isoform X6, translating into MSYERNFKPVFFVDNLDLVIEKKQFNRLYCGEQLRPLKWDKDLKCRYFSGHHPYLLIQPIKLEEKSHKPYIVQLHDAISDQEIQRRKNISQLTVRILHRPSHYGISGEFEASLMRTSASSWLTKENDPVIVKLDHRVAMITGLATKYSNEEAEAYQFQGFEYRAGDRIATWMFYLSDVGAGGATAFTYTETVVWPKKGSAAFWWNLKRNGEGDEMTRHRACPVLHRSKWVPLYGLSVNVVGQKSSP; encoded by the exons ATGTCTTATGAAAGGAATTTCAAGCCAGTGTTTTTTGTTGACAATCTTGATCTTGtaatagaaaagaaacaattcaacagactgTATTGTGGAGAACAACTCAGG CCTTTAAAATGGGATAAGGATCTCAAGTGTCGATATTTCAGTGGTCATCATCCGTATCTGCTAATACAACCAATTAAGTTAGAGGAAAAGAGCCACAAACCTTATATTGTTCAACTCCACGATGCCATAAGTGACCAAGAAATCCAAAGACGAAAGAACATTAGTCAACTTACAGTAAGAATT CTTCATAGGCCTTCTCACTATGGTATCAGTGGTGAATTTGAAGCTTCTCTTATGCGAACAAGTGCAAG CTCTTGGTTGACGAAAGAAAATGATCCAGTTATTGTGAAATTGGACCATCGAGTTGCAATGATTACAGGGTTGGCTACAAAGTACAGTAACGAAGAAGCTGAAGCTTACCAG TTTCAAGGATTTGAATACCGGGCTGGAGACCGGATAGCAACGTGGATGTTCTAT CTATCTGATGTCGGGGCTGGTGGAGCCACTGCTTTTACTTACACCGAAACTGTGGTTTGGCCAAAGAAG GGATCTGCTGCATTCTGGtggaatttaaaaagaaatggggAAGGAGACGAGATGACCCGTCACAGGGCGTGTCCAGTGCTGCACAGATCTAAGTGGG